A genomic window from Cloacibacillus evryensis DSM 19522 includes:
- a CDS encoding biotin transporter BioY, with translation MIEISIFAVLTAVGARLMVPVPFVPFTLQTLVCMLAGLLLGPKRGAASQALYMAMGLIGIPVFTSAAGPAAVLMPSFGYILGFIGCAWLSGCLRDMFFKKYGSVTRLQYFAAAMAGVAVVYLIGVAYLYVILNFWVKSGGATFFKVLSIGFFSTIAGDAAKAALAAVIARRLEAGGVFRN, from the coding sequence ATGATCGAGATATCAATATTCGCGGTGCTTACCGCCGTAGGCGCAAGGCTGATGGTGCCGGTGCCTTTTGTACCGTTCACGCTGCAGACCCTGGTCTGTATGCTTGCCGGGCTTTTGCTTGGCCCGAAGAGGGGAGCCGCCTCGCAGGCGCTTTATATGGCGATGGGGCTGATCGGCATTCCCGTCTTTACCTCCGCGGCCGGCCCGGCGGCGGTGCTGATGCCCTCTTTCGGCTATATTCTCGGCTTTATCGGCTGCGCCTGGCTGAGCGGCTGTTTGCGCGACATGTTTTTCAAAAAATATGGTTCGGTGACGCGCCTCCAGTATTTTGCCGCGGCGATGGCGGGAGTCGCGGTCGTCTATCTTATCGGCGTCGCCTATCTCTACGTCATTTTGAACTTCTGGGTCAAGTCCGGCGGCGCGACATTTTTTAAAGTCCTCTCGATCGGCTTTTTCAGCACTATCGCCGGCGACGCGGCAAAAGCGGCGCTTGCCGCCGTCATCGCCCGCCGGCTTGAGGCCGGCGGCGTATTCCGGAATTGA
- a CDS encoding pyrroline-5-carboxylate reductase family protein, translated as MKNINDRNTATAGCLTDEALMGKTLGVAGFGHLGSSVVSSLLAHGFPKERLLISCGGRAETLERARAAGLARCMTKTAELMGRSDIILLAARPQSLTDFCGMAVKKGAFIISFMAGISLETLHRVFSADLCRVMCSGPETIADGLGLGVSFPSEARSCAVLKAAGLKVFDLSCESELDSFTVGICLPPILLNTEVDEDEKRSALLDMSKRYPIYRELAPWIDRVTAAHAGEKSGASLTNVSTKGGVTEAMTTALREGASFSEALVAGLSRNDELCAGLRRKFAVSAA; from the coding sequence ATGAAAAATATAAATGACCGCAATACGGCGACCGCCGGCTGCCTCACAGACGAGGCGCTCATGGGAAAGACCCTCGGAGTGGCGGGATTCGGACACCTTGGAAGCTCAGTCGTCTCTTCGCTTCTCGCGCACGGTTTCCCCAAAGAACGGCTGCTGATCTCATGCGGTGGGCGCGCTGAGACGCTCGAACGCGCCCGCGCCGCCGGGCTTGCCCGCTGCATGACGAAAACCGCCGAACTAATGGGGCGCTCGGACATCATCCTGCTTGCGGCGCGCCCCCAGAGCCTGACGGATTTTTGCGGGATGGCCGTAAAAAAGGGAGCCTTCATCATCTCATTCATGGCCGGCATCTCGCTGGAAACGCTGCACCGCGTATTCTCCGCGGATCTCTGCCGCGTCATGTGCAGCGGACCGGAGACGATAGCCGACGGACTGGGGCTCGGCGTCTCCTTCCCCTCCGAGGCGCGCTCCTGCGCGGTGCTCAAGGCGGCGGGGCTCAAAGTATTCGACCTATCCTGCGAAAGCGAGCTCGATTCCTTCACCGTGGGGATCTGCCTGCCGCCAATACTGCTCAACACCGAAGTCGACGAAGACGAAAAGCGGTCGGCGCTCCTCGATATGTCGAAACGTTACCCCATCTACCGCGAGCTCGCCCCCTGGATCGACCGCGTGACCGCGGCCCATGCCGGCGAGAAAAGCGGGGCTTCGCTCACAAACGTATCGACAAAGGGCGGCGTGACGGAGGCGATGACGACTGCGCTGAGAGAGGGAGCCTCCTTCTCCGAAGCCCTCGTGGCCGGGCTTTCGCGCAATGACGAACTATGCGCCGGACTGCGCCGGAAATTCGCCGTTTCCGCGGCGTAA
- the rarD gene encoding EamA family transporter RarD, translating to MTIPQKGAAAAFLSYLWWGSMPLYWKALSSVSSSEILGHRVVWSAIFTFALIAVTGQWHKTTAFAVKNKRKTLWLFLGGYLITLNWGLYIWAVNAGRILETSLGYYINPLVSMFFGMLFFGEKLRRAQRIAIAIAAAGVCIQIITIREIPLVSLGLALSFGLYGVLKKAVSIEPSVALLIETLSAAPAALAYLCWLQHTGAANFPYSLTTDLLLAGTGVMTSVPLLLFAYAAQRIKLTTIGFIQYVSPTMTFLIGTFIYNEPLSIHRIITFACIWSALAVYSADTVVCAGRERRRLEDI from the coding sequence ATGACAATTCCGCAAAAAGGGGCCGCGGCGGCCTTTCTCTCATATCTCTGGTGGGGATCGATGCCGCTCTACTGGAAGGCGCTCTCCTCCGTATCCTCCTCCGAGATCCTCGGGCACCGCGTCGTGTGGTCCGCCATCTTCACCTTCGCGCTCATAGCGGTCACGGGACAATGGCATAAAACAACGGCTTTCGCCGTGAAAAATAAACGAAAGACCCTTTGGCTCTTCCTCGGCGGCTATCTTATCACCCTCAACTGGGGACTTTACATCTGGGCGGTCAACGCCGGGCGCATCCTTGAAACAAGCCTCGGCTACTACATAAATCCCCTTGTATCGATGTTTTTCGGCATGCTCTTCTTCGGCGAAAAACTACGGCGCGCCCAGCGTATCGCCATCGCCATCGCGGCGGCCGGCGTCTGCATACAAATAATCACCATCCGCGAAATACCGCTCGTCTCGCTGGGGCTGGCCCTCTCATTCGGCCTCTACGGGGTGCTGAAAAAGGCCGTCTCCATCGAGCCCTCCGTCGCGCTGCTGATAGAGACCCTCTCCGCCGCGCCGGCGGCGCTCGCCTACCTCTGCTGGCTGCAGCATACGGGGGCGGCGAACTTCCCCTACAGCTTGACGACGGACCTGCTGCTCGCGGGAACGGGCGTAATGACCTCCGTCCCGCTACTGCTCTTCGCCTACGCCGCTCAACGGATAAAACTGACGACGATCGGCTTTATTCAGTACGTCTCCCCGACAATGACATTCCTGATCGGCACCTTCATATACAACGAACCGCTCTCCATCCACCGGATAATAACATTCGCCTGCATCTGGAGCGCGCTCGCCGTCTACTCCGCCGACACCGTAGTCTGCGCCGGGAGAGAACGGCGGCGGCTGGAAGACATTTAG
- a CDS encoding M20 metallopeptidase family protein: protein MKEHLELSSLGASLLAEAERISGEIQDWRRDFHQFPEFAFEENITASKITNVMRSIPGMAVTTGFAIQTSVIGVLGAEIPGPALMLRATMDATAAEEQTGLPFSSCMPGAMHGCGHDAEMASLLGAASVLSKYRGELKQRVVFLFQPAGEGRSGAKTLTENNIIEKFHIGRSVAVNWASELPYGELFTRRGVMTALSDRIHIDIRGTAGHAAEPHMTVDPVTIAANVIIMIQTMLSREVDPREPVVVSFGQVESGEAYNIIPEQANLWGTLRAFDPKVRDFVQSRIEAVAPAIAKAFRGLASVEYTRNYAQVDNNLDMVDELLRVGVPFFGEDGLNMLERPLLSGDDFAFFSHRVPSLFMLMGTGLEYPLHHPRYDVPESMLSFSAAWEAYLALTFGR from the coding sequence ATGAAGGAACATCTGGAGCTTTCATCTTTAGGCGCTTCGTTGCTTGCGGAGGCTGAACGGATATCCGGCGAGATACAGGACTGGAGACGTGATTTTCATCAGTTTCCGGAGTTTGCTTTTGAAGAGAATATAACGGCGTCGAAGATCACGAACGTTATGCGTTCTATTCCAGGGATGGCGGTGACGACCGGTTTTGCCATTCAGACCTCGGTGATCGGCGTGCTGGGGGCCGAGATACCCGGCCCGGCGCTGATGTTGCGCGCGACGATGGACGCGACGGCGGCCGAGGAACAGACGGGGCTGCCCTTTTCGTCCTGTATGCCCGGCGCGATGCACGGCTGCGGCCATGACGCGGAGATGGCTTCCCTGCTCGGCGCGGCCTCCGTCCTTTCGAAATACCGCGGCGAGCTGAAGCAGAGGGTGGTCTTTCTCTTTCAGCCTGCGGGCGAGGGGCGAAGCGGCGCGAAGACCCTCACGGAAAATAACATCATCGAAAAGTTTCACATCGGGCGCAGCGTCGCCGTAAACTGGGCCTCCGAGCTCCCATACGGAGAACTTTTTACACGGCGCGGCGTTATGACGGCTCTCTCTGACCGTATCCATATAGATATCAGGGGAACGGCGGGACATGCCGCCGAGCCGCATATGACGGTCGACCCCGTTACGATCGCCGCCAACGTGATCATTATGATACAGACGATGCTCTCGCGCGAGGTGGACCCGCGCGAACCCGTGGTCGTCTCCTTCGGGCAGGTAGAGTCCGGCGAGGCCTATAATATAATTCCCGAACAGGCCAACCTCTGGGGTACGCTGCGCGCCTTTGACCCCAAAGTGCGCGATTTCGTACAGAGCCGCATCGAAGCGGTGGCCCCGGCTATTGCGAAGGCGTTCCGAGGACTGGCGTCGGTGGAATATACCCGCAACTACGCGCAGGTGGACAATAACCTCGATATGGTGGATGAACTCCTCCGTGTCGGGGTTCCTTTTTTCGGGGAGGACGGGCTCAACATGCTTGAGCGTCCTTTGCTTTCCGGCGATGATTTCGCGTTCTTCAGCCACCGTGTGCCCTCTCTTTTCATGTTGATGGGCACTGGGCTTGAATACCCGCTGCATCATCCCCGCTATGACGTGCCCGAGAGCATGCTTTCGTTTTCGGCCGCCTGGGAGGCGTATCTGGCTCTGACGTTTGGCCGCTAG
- a CDS encoding AMP-binding protein — protein sequence MQLSSRLDIIIRDNLNRLPTEPFIWWQKTWWSRGAFLELIEECEERLRASNFKRGQRLALLMPNSPVLLATAVAVWRLGGAVVLIDFRSGYLPLIRQLRHADVFAALTYRGCEDLVQLISEEGIPCSVISLDTLEENIPGRPCAEESEETAVIFYTSGTTGEPKAVPLTHDNLLYCIEGCVEHIDMLNEDDVFLNALPNSNVFGFLCGALLPLVKATRQAILTSFMPVESSMDAIKHAEVTIATAVPTMIALMIGAVSRGATLSSSMRCILSGGDRLPARISARAERLLGVPVLQGYGLTEASSVVALPPSINAAKPGSVGTLLSCVEAEIRSDEGAVLPQGREGHLWIRGSSVAKCYYRNPELTAERFENGWFNTCDIAKFDDEGYLYLVGRACDVIFVGGFKVYAREVEKTLEEHPLVLEAAVIGVPRSISGEIVKAFVVLKKGERVSAKELIEYCKKKLSYYKVPRIIEFVTEMPRSAIGEIVKRKLSKD from the coding sequence ATGCAGTTGAGTTCCAGGCTGGATATCATTATCAGGGATAATCTGAACAGGCTCCCGACGGAGCCTTTTATCTGGTGGCAGAAGACGTGGTGGTCTCGCGGGGCGTTTCTCGAACTGATCGAGGAATGCGAAGAGAGGCTCCGCGCCAGTAATTTCAAAAGAGGACAGCGCCTGGCCCTGTTGATGCCGAACAGCCCCGTGCTGCTCGCGACGGCGGTCGCGGTCTGGCGTCTTGGCGGTGCGGTCGTGCTGATAGATTTCCGCTCCGGCTATCTGCCGCTCATCCGGCAGCTGCGGCACGCGGACGTCTTTGCGGCGCTGACTTACCGCGGCTGTGAGGACCTGGTCCAGCTTATCTCCGAGGAGGGCATCCCCTGCTCCGTGATAAGCCTGGATACCCTTGAGGAGAATATTCCCGGACGCCCCTGCGCGGAGGAGAGCGAAGAGACCGCGGTCATCTTCTACACCTCCGGCACCACGGGCGAACCGAAGGCCGTGCCGCTTACGCACGATAATCTGCTGTACTGCATAGAGGGCTGCGTAGAGCATATCGACATGCTCAACGAGGACGACGTTTTCCTGAATGCGCTGCCCAACTCGAACGTCTTCGGGTTCCTGTGCGGCGCGCTGCTCCCGCTGGTAAAGGCGACGCGGCAGGCGATACTGACCTCGTTCATGCCCGTCGAATCTTCGATGGACGCCATCAAACACGCCGAGGTGACGATCGCGACGGCGGTGCCGACGATGATCGCGCTGATGATCGGCGCCGTCTCGCGCGGCGCAACGCTCTCTTCTTCCATGCGCTGCATCCTCTCGGGCGGCGACCGGCTCCCGGCCAGGATCTCGGCGCGCGCCGAAAGGCTGCTCGGCGTTCCCGTGCTCCAGGGATACGGCCTGACGGAGGCCTCTTCGGTGGTGGCGCTGCCGCCCTCGATCAACGCCGCAAAGCCGGGCAGCGTCGGCACGCTGCTCTCCTGCGTCGAGGCCGAGATCCGCAGCGACGAGGGGGCGGTGCTTCCCCAGGGACGCGAGGGACATCTGTGGATAAGGGGCAGCTCCGTCGCCAAGTGTTATTACCGCAACCCCGAGCTGACGGCCGAACGTTTTGAAAACGGCTGGTTCAACACCTGCGACATCGCGAAGTTTGACGACGAGGGATACCTCTATCTCGTCGGGCGCGCCTGTGACGTCATCTTTGTCGGCGGCTTCAAGGTCTACGCGCGCGAGGTGGAGAAGACGCTCGAGGAGCACCCGCTGGTGCTTGAGGCCGCTGTCATCGGCGTGCCGCGTTCAATAAGCGGCGAGATCGTAAAGGCCTTCGTCGTGCTCAAAAAGGGAGAGCGGGTCTCCGCGAAGGAGCTCATCGAGTATTGCAAGAAGAAGCTCTCTTATTACAAAGTGCCGAGGATCATCGAATTTGTGACCGAGATGCCGCGTTCGGCTATCGGGGAGATCGTAAAGAGGAAGCTGTCAAAGGATTAG
- the citC gene encoding [citrate (pro-3S)-lyase] ligase has translation MFGFNCRVTRKLCGYERRAVEGLLERSGLVFEGSPDYTAVAEDCDENIVATASLSGSVIKMVAADPRWQEAGLSGAVISALMRAAREDGLYHLFVYTKPEMAERFAGLGFRELAASSRSVLMECGAPGVEDYRRSLEALRRENGAPAAAAVMNCNPFTLGHRYLIEEAAKRSPLFYVIVVEEDASVFPFADRLELVRGGTADIANVRVISSSHYAVSAATFPTYFLKDRGESSVARAQAELDARLFASLFAPSLGLERRFVGTEPLSFVTALYNSVLKETLPGLGCEVTEISRAASGGEVISASRVRAMIAAGEEAGLAALLPAVTLEYLKTPRGAAVAAKLRDAR, from the coding sequence ATGTTTGGATTTAACTGCCGCGTAACGCGCAAACTCTGCGGTTATGAAAGAAGAGCCGTCGAAGGGCTGCTGGAGCGCAGCGGCCTTGTCTTCGAGGGCTCTCCCGACTATACCGCCGTCGCCGAGGACTGCGATGAAAATATCGTCGCCACGGCCAGCCTCTCCGGCTCCGTGATCAAGATGGTGGCCGCCGATCCGCGGTGGCAGGAGGCGGGGCTCTCTGGCGCGGTCATCTCGGCGCTGATGCGCGCCGCCCGCGAGGACGGCCTTTATCACCTTTTTGTCTATACAAAGCCAGAGATGGCGGAGCGTTTCGCCGGCCTCGGCTTCCGTGAACTCGCGGCCTCCAGCCGCTCCGTGCTGATGGAGTGCGGAGCGCCGGGGGTGGAGGACTATCGCCGCTCGCTCGAAGCTCTGCGGCGGGAAAACGGCGCGCCCGCGGCGGCGGCGGTGATGAACTGCAATCCCTTCACGCTGGGACACCGTTATCTCATCGAGGAGGCGGCGAAACGTTCGCCGCTCTTCTATGTGATCGTCGTCGAGGAGGACGCCTCCGTCTTTCCCTTTGCCGACCGCCTGGAACTTGTCCGCGGCGGCACGGCCGACATCGCCAACGTCCGTGTGATATCCAGCTCTCATTACGCCGTTTCGGCGGCGACCTTCCCGACCTATTTCCTTAAAGACAGGGGGGAGAGCTCCGTGGCGCGGGCGCAGGCCGAGCTTGACGCGCGGCTTTTCGCCTCCCTGTTCGCGCCCTCGCTGGGGCTTGAACGCCGCTTTGTGGGCACGGAGCCTCTCTCTTTCGTCACGGCGCTTTATAATTCGGTGTTGAAAGAGACTTTGCCGGGGCTTGGCTGTGAAGTGACGGAGATCAGCCGCGCGGCGTCGGGAGGAGAGGTCATTTCCGCCTCGCGCGTGCGCGCGATGATCGCCGCCGGCGAAGAGGCGGGACTTGCGGCGCTGCTGCCGGCGGTGACGCTTGAATATCTGAAAACTCCGCGCGGGGCCGCCGTGGCCGCGAAGCTGAGGGATGCCCGATGA
- a CDS encoding citrate lyase holo-[acyl-carrier protein] synthase encodes MTPLEEVLAGRDERAAWQRLWLEATEGSYFICQIGLNIPGYPKRIPRDIEIVRKCRKYLMDHAHAVPSEERYLENGAGVCWQGAFDALKFEAAALKKCAVEAENSMTAGRVLDIDIITREGSLSRTRMGFPERRCLLCGERAKVCARLGTHSQPELREKVIRIINAASLEM; translated from the coding sequence ATGACGCCGCTCGAAGAGGTGCTTGCCGGACGCGACGAGCGCGCCGCCTGGCAGCGGCTTTGGCTGGAGGCGACGGAGGGAAGTTATTTTATCTGCCAGATCGGGCTCAACATTCCCGGCTATCCGAAACGTATCCCCCGCGATATCGAGATCGTCAGGAAGTGCCGCAAATACCTGATGGACCACGCTCATGCCGTTCCGTCCGAAGAACGGTATCTTGAGAACGGCGCAGGCGTCTGCTGGCAGGGGGCCTTCGACGCCCTGAAATTTGAGGCCGCGGCGCTGAAAAAATGCGCGGTGGAGGCGGAGAACTCCATGACCGCCGGGCGTGTGCTCGATATCGATATTATCACCCGCGAAGGCTCCCTTTCGCGCACGCGGATGGGATTTCCCGAACGCCGCTGCCTGCTCTGCGGCGAGAGGGCGAAGGTCTGCGCGAGGCTTGGTACCCACTCTCAACCGGAGCTGAGGGAGAAGGTGATCAGGATAATAAACGCCGCCTCACTGGAGATGTGA
- a CDS encoding deoxycytidylate deaminase, giving the protein MTNRPEWDIYFLLMAQVAASRSTCLRRKVGAVLVRDRQILSTGYNGAPRGVSHCEQAGCLRERLGIASGERHEICRGSHAEINAIAQAAAAGTATAGSWLYCTHEPCIYCTKALINAGCEKVFFLYPYPDELARAVMAESGVESIWVDPQTLPKDIFSI; this is encoded by the coding sequence ATGACGAACAGGCCCGAATGGGACATATATTTTCTTCTTATGGCGCAGGTGGCGGCAAGCAGGAGCACATGTCTGCGCCGTAAGGTGGGAGCGGTGCTTGTACGTGACAGGCAGATATTGAGCACGGGTTACAACGGGGCCCCGCGCGGGGTGAGCCACTGCGAACAGGCGGGATGTCTCCGGGAGCGGCTTGGCATCGCCTCGGGCGAGAGGCATGAGATATGCCGCGGCTCCCACGCGGAGATAAACGCGATCGCCCAGGCGGCGGCCGCCGGAACGGCGACGGCCGGTTCATGGCTCTATTGTACCCACGAACCATGCATCTACTGCACGAAGGCGCTGATAAACGCCGGCTGCGAGAAGGTCTTTTTTCTCTATCCATATCCTGACGAGCTTGCCCGCGCCGTGATGGCGGAGTCGGGAGTGGAGAGTATTTGGGTCGATCCGCAGACGCTGCCTAAAGATATTTTTTCGATCTGA
- a CDS encoding response regulator transcription factor, with protein sequence MSISIVLADDHPLTREGIKGYLSKEPDFDIVGEYADGNSTWTGIQTHRPQVALLDIRMPGLDGIALARKVKEAGIPTASLMLTSYDANQYVMAALRAGARGYVLKTATMDTLSRAIRIAARGGFYLDSDVASAVEEGEDFVPEPVSVREREVLLLAARGLSGKEIASQLFISERTVQTHLASIYDKLGAKNKTEAMLLSLKYGIATMEELLD encoded by the coding sequence ATGTCTATATCCATCGTTCTTGCCGACGATCATCCGCTGACCAGAGAAGGTATAAAGGGGTATCTGTCAAAGGAACCGGATTTTGATATCGTTGGGGAATACGCCGACGGCAACTCCACATGGACCGGAATCCAGACGCACAGGCCGCAGGTAGCCCTGCTCGATATCAGGATGCCGGGCCTTGACGGCATCGCGCTCGCGCGCAAGGTCAAGGAGGCGGGGATCCCCACGGCGTCGCTGATGCTCACGTCGTACGACGCCAATCAGTATGTCATGGCGGCCCTCCGCGCGGGGGCGCGCGGATATGTCCTTAAGACAGCCACCATGGACACCCTTTCACGCGCCATCAGGATCGCGGCGCGCGGCGGCTTCTATCTTGACAGCGACGTCGCGAGCGCGGTCGAAGAGGGTGAGGATTTCGTTCCGGAGCCGGTATCGGTACGCGAACGCGAGGTGCTGCTGCTCGCGGCGCGCGGTCTTTCGGGAAAAGAGATAGCGTCGCAGCTCTTTATCAGCGAGCGCACGGTCCAGACGCACCTTGCCTCGATCTACGATAAGCTGGGAGCCAAGAACAAGACGGAGGCGATGCTGCTCTCCCTCAAATACGGCATCGCCACGATGGAGGAACTTCTTGATTAA
- a CDS encoding sensor histidine kinase — protein sequence MRKEGLLYQLITALLVPALLALVLAWVVYDQFEKSMESNANNYVENLVDSVAARLDSKKWHVQPDGTYMRKPLDKDVTSIAAVLKETNLPGMFAVFQKDGTLIYGSPGKVNFLVDWVDSFDSPTPVKIRGKGGDYFTGMFYSIPDENIYIIGAVSWKMLFGSMVLLVTVWPFIMGTLAIITILAIYLLYEKVILPLRELDDEVSSLRLGYDLPDASAPEAVPELQQLRSTFVVLAQSAIDKEQLSRDYITDIVKVQEEERERISREIHDGPLQDVTALVQRLRLLALDVSDEQTINNLVNAEKVAMIGVKEMREFCNNLTPPWLDLGLRHSLAELCNSMSSQLRVQIDLEVENGDDYDDESLPASLCLAFYRVVQESINNSVNHGGATFVSVQLEKRDDRITMRIEDNGKGFNMPDDVKELRVQGHRGLSNMKERIRLAGGSLEITSALGIGTIISCEVPLQNVE from the coding sequence ATGAGGAAAGAAGGACTCCTCTATCAGCTCATAACCGCCCTTCTCGTTCCCGCGCTCCTCGCGCTGGTCCTTGCGTGGGTGGTATACGATCAATTTGAGAAGAGCATGGAGTCCAACGCGAATAATTATGTCGAGAACCTGGTGGACAGCGTGGCGGCCAGACTCGATTCCAAAAAATGGCACGTCCAGCCCGACGGCACCTACATGAGAAAGCCGCTCGACAAGGATGTGACCTCCATCGCCGCGGTACTTAAAGAGACGAACCTTCCCGGGATGTTCGCCGTCTTTCAGAAGGACGGGACGCTCATCTACGGTTCTCCCGGGAAGGTGAACTTTCTCGTCGACTGGGTGGATTCCTTTGATTCCCCAACGCCGGTAAAGATCCGCGGCAAGGGGGGCGACTATTTCACGGGGATGTTTTATTCCATTCCCGATGAGAACATCTACATAATCGGCGCGGTCTCATGGAAGATGCTCTTCGGTTCCATGGTGCTCCTCGTCACCGTCTGGCCCTTTATCATGGGCACTCTCGCCATTATCACCATTCTTGCGATATATCTCTTGTATGAAAAGGTCATCCTGCCGCTGCGCGAGCTTGACGACGAGGTCTCGTCGCTGCGCCTCGGATACGACCTGCCCGACGCCTCCGCGCCGGAGGCGGTCCCAGAGCTGCAGCAGCTGCGCTCTACCTTCGTGGTGCTCGCGCAGTCGGCGATAGACAAGGAGCAGCTCTCGCGCGATTACATCACCGACATCGTGAAGGTACAGGAGGAGGAACGGGAGCGTATCTCGCGCGAGATACACGACGGCCCCCTTCAGGACGTCACGGCGCTGGTCCAGAGACTGCGGCTGCTGGCGCTGGATGTCAGCGACGAGCAGACCATCAACAACCTGGTGAACGCCGAAAAGGTGGCGATGATCGGCGTCAAGGAGATGCGCGAATTCTGCAACAACCTGACCCCTCCCTGGCTTGACCTCGGACTGCGCCACTCGCTGGCCGAGCTTTGCAACAGTATGTCCTCACAACTACGGGTGCAGATAGATCTTGAAGTCGAGAACGGGGACGATTACGACGACGAATCCCTGCCCGCCTCCCTCTGCCTGGCCTTCTACCGGGTGGTGCAGGAATCGATAAACAACTCGGTCAACCACGGCGGGGCCACCTTCGTCTCCGTCCAGCTTGAGAAAAGAGACGACCGGATAACCATGCGTATCGAGGACAACGGCAAGGGCTTCAACATGCCGGATGACGTGAAAGAGCTCCGCGTTCAGGGGCACCGCGGACTGTCGAATATGAAGGAGCGCATACGCCTTGCCGGAGGCTCTCTGGAAATAACGTCCGCATTGGGAATCGGCACAATTATAAGTTGTGAAGTACCGCTCCAGAATGTAGAATAA